A region of Drosophila mauritiana strain mau12 chromosome 3L, ASM438214v1, whole genome shotgun sequence DNA encodes the following proteins:
- the LOC117141298 gene encoding transmembrane emp24 domain-containing protein B — protein sequence MQLTWQRDQINLLLPIALICCCLLIDVTSAQEAQQPWYENLPAVAMDYKVHIDAGKEDCYHQYVKAGATFYVSFSVVRGGDGMAGFAVRNPAGEVVKPYQWQATADYTDQVSPGGYYSVCIDNQFSRFAGKLVNIYITVVKYDAWDKYAKEIEQLQLNMQNFTATVGTVERNINDMMGYQAHSRHRESRDYALLLDNNAYIQTFSISQIVVILITCSVQVFFVRKLFEVKSSSKSRI from the exons ATGCAATTGACGTGGCAGAGAGATCAGATAAATCTACTGCTTCCGATTGCTCTGATTTGTTGTTGTCTCTTGATCGACGTAACCAGCGCTCAGGAGGCCCAACAACCATGGTACGAGAATCTGCCAGCGGTGGCCATGGACTACAAG GTTCATATAGATGCTGGTAAGGAGGACTGCTACCATCAGTATGTTAAGGCAGGAGCCACCTTCTACGTGTCCTTCAGT gTGGTGCGCGGAGGCGATGGAATGGCTGGTTTCGCCGTTCGCAATCCTGCTGGTGAGGTGGTAAAGCCCTACCAGTGGCAGGCTACTGCGGATTACACGGATCAGGTATCACCCGGTGGCTACTACTCCGTCTGCATTGACAACCAGTTCTCCCGATTCGCTGGCAAGCTGGTTAACATCTATATCACGGTAGTGAAGTACGATGCCTGGGACAAGTACGCCAAGGAGATCGAACAGCTGCAGCTGAACATGCAAAACTTCACT GCCACCGTTGGCACTGTGGAGCGCAACATCAACGATATGATGGGCTATCAAGCGCACAGTCGTCATCGCGAATCGCGTGATTATGCGTTGCTCCTGGACAACAATGCTTATATTCAAACCTTCTCGATTAGCCAAATTGTGGTCATATTGATCACGTGCTCTGTACAG GTCTTCTTTGTGCGCAAACTATTTGAAGTGAAATCGAGCTCCAAAAGCCGCATCTAA